A window of the Hordeum vulgare subsp. vulgare chromosome 5H, MorexV3_pseudomolecules_assembly, whole genome shotgun sequence genome harbors these coding sequences:
- the LOC123452337 gene encoding ABC transporter G family member 53 yields MDDAGEIHAFGRSLRRESSVWSRGGDDLFSRSRSSRDEDDEEALRWAALEKLPTYDRARTAVLAMPEGELKEVNVDKLGAQEKHALLQRIAWVGDDHERFLSKFKDRVDRVGIQLPTIEVRYDNLNVEAEAYVGSRGLPTILNTYANVLEGLANALHLTANRKQKISILHNVSGIIKPHRMTLLLGPPGAGKTSLLLALAGTLPSSLKMSGDIIYNGHTMDEFVPRRSAAYVSQHDLHMAELTVRETVNFSAKCQGIGHRFDLLMELSRREKEENIKPDPEIDIYLKAAATGEQKAEVVTNHILKVLGLDICADTMVGNNMLRGISGGQKKRVTTAEMLVTPGRALFMDEISTGLDSSTTFQIVNSIRQTIHIIGGTAVIALLQPAPETYELFDDIILLSDGQVVYNGPREHVLEFFHSMGFKCPERKGVADFLQEVTSRKDQGQYWIKSDETYRYVPVKEFAEAFQAFHVGQAIKSELAVPFDKNGSHPAALKTSQYGASMKELLKANINREILLMKRNSFVYIFKATQLTIMAIIAMTVFLRINMHRDSVTDGGIYMGALFFGILMIMFNGLAEVGLTIAKLPVFFKQRNLLFFPAWTYTLPSWLIKTPLSLLNVTIWVGITYYGIGFDPNVQRFFRQFLLLFLMNEASSGLFRFIAGLARHQVVASTLGSFCILIFMLTGGFVLARENVKKWWIWGYWISPLMYAQNALSVNEFLGHSWNKTIPGFKEPLGSLVLESRGVFPDTKWYWIGAGALLGYVLLFNILYTVCLTFLDPFDSNQPTVSEETLKIKQANLTGEVVEASSRGRVNNSTIASRDTEDGSNDESTSNHATVNSSPGKKGMVLPFVPLSITFDDIKYSVDMPQEIKAQGVAESRLELLKGISGSFRPGVLTALMGVSGAGKTTLMDVLAGRKTSGYIEGNITISGYPKKQETFARVSGYCEQNDIHSPNVTVYESLAFSSWLRLPANVDSSTRKMFIDEVMELVELSPLKDALVGLPGVSGLSTEQRKRLTIAVELVANPSIIFMDEPTSGLDARAAAIVMRAIRNTVDTGRTVVCTIHQPSIDIFESFDELFLMKRGGEEIYVGPLGRHSCELIRYFEAIEDVRKIKDGYNPSTWMLEETSTTQEQMTGINFSQVYKNSELYRRNKNLIKELSTPPEGSSDLSFPTQYSQTFLTQCFACLWKQSLSYWRNPPYTAVKYFYTTVIALLFGTMFWGIGKKRHNQQDLFNAMGSMYSSVLFMGVQNSASVQPVVAVERTVFYRERAAHMYSPLPYALGQVAIELPYIFVQSLIYGVLVYAMIGFEWTVVKFFWYLFFMYFTLAYFTFYGMMSVGLTPNYNVASVASTAFYALWNLFSGFITPRTRIPIWWRWYYWLSPIAWTLNGLVTSQFGDVTEKFDNGVRVSDFVESYFGYHHDFLWVVAVVVVSFALLFAFLFGLSIKLFNFQKR; encoded by the exons ATGGACGACGCCGGCGAGATACACGCGTTCGGACGCAGCCTGCGTCGGGAGAGCTCGGTGTGGTCGCGCGGCGGTGACGACCTGTTCTCGCGGTCGCGGTCGTCGcgggacgaggacgacgaggaggcgcTGCGATGGGCGGCGCTGGAGAAGCTGCCCACCTACGACCGCGCGCGGACGGCGGTGCTGgccatgccggagggggagcTCAAGGAGGTGAACGTGGACAAGCTGGGCGCGCAGGAGAAGCACGCGCTGCTGCAGCGCATCGCCTGGGTCGGCGACGACCACGAGCGCTTCCTCTCCAAGTTCAAGGACCGCGTCGACCG AGTGGGGATCCAGCTGCCGACGATCGAGGTGAGGTACGACAACCTCAACGTTGAGGCGGAGGCGTACGTGGGGAGCAGGGGCCTGCCCACCATCCTCAACACCTATGCCAATGTGCTGGAG GGCCTGGCGAATGCACTCCACCTAACAGCAAACAGGAAGCAGAAAATATCAATCCTTCACAATGTCAGTGGAATCATCAAGCCTCACAG GATGACCTTGCTTCTGGGACCCCCTGGCGCGGGGAAAACCTCGCTGCTTTTGGCCTTGGCCGGAACCCTGCCTTCAAGCCTTAAG ATGTCGGGGGACATAATTTACAATGGGCATACCATGGATGAGTTTGTGCCACGGAGATCGGCAGCTTATGTTAGCCAACATGATCTGCATATGGCGGAACTGACTGTCCGTGAGACAGTCAACTTCTCTGCAAAATGTCAAGGAATTGGTCACCGTTTTG ACCTGCTAATGGAGCTATCGAGGAGAGAAAAGGAAGAAAATATCAAACCAGATCCAGAAATAGATATCTACTTGAAG GCTGCTGCAACGGGAGAGCAGAAAGCCGAGGTGGTCACGAATCACATACTAAAG GTCTTGGGGTTGGATATTTGTGCTGATACAATGGTAGGCAATAATATGTTGAGAGGCATATCAGGAGGGCAAAAAAAGAGAGTAACTACAG CTGAGATGCTTGTCACACCAGGACGAGCCCTTTTCATGGATGAGATATCAACTGGACTTGACAGCTCGACAACCTTCCAGATTGTGAACTCCATCCGACAAACAATCCACATTATTGGTGGAACAGCAGTCATTGCCTTGCTACAACCTGCACCAGAGACATATGAATTGTTTGATGATATAATTCTCCTCTCAGACGGTCAGGTTGTCTACAATGGCCCTCGAGAACATGTGCTCGAGTTCTTTCATTCAATGGGATTCAAATGTCCTGAGCGAAAAGGCGTAGCTGACTTCTTGCAAGAA GTTACATCAAGAAAAGATCAAGGACAATACTGGATAAAAAGTGATGAGACATACCGATATGTTCCGGTTAAGGAGTTTGCAGAGGCATTTCAAGCTTTCCACGTTGGTCAAGCTATAAAGAGTGAGTTAGCAGTGCCGTTTGACAAGAATGGAAGCCATCCTGCAGCTCTGAAAACATCACAATACGGTGCCAGCATGAAGGAACTACTCAAAGCTAATATTAACAGAGAGatactgctcatgaaaagaaactCCTTTGTGTATATATTCAAGGCAACTCAG TTGACAATCATGGCGATCATCGCAATGACCGTCTTTCTGCGCATCAATATGCATCGTGACTCGGTGACAGATGGAGGGATATACATGGGTGCTCTCTTCTTTGGGATTTTGATGATTATGTTCAATGGTTTAGCAGAAGTAGGTCTAACTATTGCAAAGCTCCCTGTTTTTTTCAAGCAACGGAATCTTCTCTTCTTTCCAGCATGGACATATACGTTGCCGTCATGGCTCATTAAGACCCCCCTCTCCTTGCTCAATGTAACAATTTGGGTCGGCATAACATACTATGGCATTGGATTTGATCCCAACGTACAGAG ATTTTTTAGACAGTTCCTGCTGCTCTTTTTAATGAATGAAGCATCATCTGGACTCTTCCGCTTCATTGCTGGTCTTGCAAGGCATCAGGTTGTTGCAAGCACCCTCGGTTCCTTCTGCATACTAATTTTTATGCTCACCGGTGGATTCGTCCTGGCAAGAG agaatgtaaagaagtGGTGGATATGGGGGTACTGGATATCGCCCCTGATGTATGCCCAAAATGCACTATCGGTGAATGAGTTCCTAGGTCACAGCTGGAACAAG ACAATCCCTGGTTTCAAGGAACCACTTGGAAGCCTAGTTCTGGAATCTCGAGGGGTTTTTCCTGATACGAAGTGGTACTGGATTGGTGCTGGTGCCTTGCTCGGATATGTGCTGCTATTTAATATCCTTTATACCGTCTGCCTCACATTCCTCGACC CATTTGACAGCAACCAGCCAACAGTATCTGAAGAAACATTGAAGATAAAACAAGCTAATCTCACTGGTGAAGTTGTAGAAGCATCATCAAGAGGACGGGTTAACAACAGTACAATAGCATCTAGAG ATACTGAGGATGGGAGCAATGATGAATCAACTTCCAATCATGCAACAGTGAATTCTAGTCCAGGCAAGAAAGGAATGGTCCTCCCTTTTGTACCTCTCTCCATCACATTCGACGATATAAAATACAGTGTAGACATGCCACAG GAAATTAAAGCACAAGGTGTGGCAGAGAGCCGGTTGGAACTACTGAAGGGTATCAGTGGTTCATTTAGGCCAGGAGTACTTACAGCTCTTATGGGTGTCAGTGGTGCCGGTAAGACAACGCTGATGGATGTGTTGGCTGGACGGAAGACCAGTGGATACATAGAGGGCAACATTACAATCTCTGGCTATCCAAAGAAGCAAGAAACTTTTGCTCGTGTATCGGGATACTGTGAGCAGAACGACATTCATTCACCAAATGTGACCGTCTACGAGTCTCTTGCATTCTCTTCATGGCTCCGGTTACCTGCCAATGTCGATTCATCAACAAGAAAG ATGTTCATTGATGAGGTCATGGAATTAGTGGAACTCTCCCCCTTAAAAGATGCATTGGTTGGATTACCTGGTGTGAGTGGATTGTCGACTGAGCAGAGGAAAAGGCTAACAATAGCAGTGGAGCTGGTTGCTAACCCTTCTATCATTTTCATGGACGAACCAACATCTGGACTTGATGCACGTGCAGCCGCCATTGTCATGAGGGCAATAAGGAATACTGTAGATACAGGAAGGACAGTTGTTTGCACCATTCATCAACCAAGCATCGACATATTTGAGTCTTTTGATGAG CTCTTCCTGATGAAACGAGGAGGTGAAGAGATTTATGTAGGTCCACTAGGCCGGCACTCATGTGAATTGATCAGATATTTTGAG GCTATTGAAGATGTCAGAAAGATTAAAGACGGTTACAATCCTTCAACATGGATGCTGGAAGAGACTAGTACAACACAAGAACAGATGACTGGGATTAACTTCAGTCAAGTATACAAGAATTCTGAACTATATCG GAGGAACAAAAATCTAATAAAGGAGCTAAGCACACCTCCTGAAGGTTCAAGCGACCTATCCTTTCCAACCCAATACTCACAAACTTTCCTCACACAGTGTTTCGCTTGCCTGTGGAAGCAAAGCCTGTCATACTGGAGAAACCCTCCATATACTGCTGTCAAGTACTTCTACACTACAGTAATCGCACTGTTGTTTGGGACAATGTTCTGGGGTATTGGCAAAAAAAG ACACAATCAACAGGACTTGTTCAACGCCATGGGTTCCATGTATTCCTCAGTTTTGTTCATGGGGGTGCAGAACTCAGCCTCAGTTCAGCCAGTTGTAGCTGTTGAGCGCACAGTCTTTTACAGAGAAAGAGCGGCTCACATGTACTCACCTTTGCCATATGCGTTGGGACAG GTTGCAATTGAACTTCCATACATCTTTGTTCAGTCCTTAATATATGGTGTGCTAGTATATGCTATGATTGGGTTCGAGTGGACAGTTGTCAAATTCTTTTGGTACCTGTTCTTCATGTACTTCACTCTAGCTTACTTCACATTTTACGGAATGATGTCGGTGGGCCTGACTCCAAACTACAACGTTGCCTCTGTTGCTTCCACGGCATTCTATGCTCTTTGGAACCTTTTCTCGGGATTTATTACACCAAGAACT AGAATCCCGATATGGTGGAGATGGTACTACTGGCTCAGCCCTATTGCATGGACACTCAATGGTCTGGTCACTTCACAGTTTGGAGATGTAACCGAGAAGTTTGATAATGGCGTGCGGGTATCCGATTTTGTAGAAAGCTATTTTGGGTACCATCACGACTTCCTGTGGGTAGTAGCTGTGGTGGTCGTCTCATTCGCTCTTCTCTTTGCTTTCCTCTTCGGACTCTCAATCAAGCTATTCAACTTCCAGAAGAGGTAA